The sequence ACGGAGTTGAGGGCGACGAGGACGGCGGCGGCCTCACGGTCGCCGCAGGCGAGGTCGTTCCAGATGATGACCATCGCGATGCAGCGCGCCAGGCCGACGATGATCAGGCCCGTGCGGTACTCGGGCAGGTCGGGAAGGAAGATCCAGGCCAGCGCGAACATGACGGCCGGGCCGATGATCCAGTTGATGACCAGCGAGGAGATCATGAGCTTGCGGTCGCCGGTGACGGCGTCGAGCCTGTCGTAGCGGACCTTGGCCAGGACCGGGTACATCATGATCAGCAGCCCGACCGCGATGGGCAGGGAGATGCCGCCGATCTCCACCTTCGCCAGTGCGTCGTCGAGGCCGGGGACGAGCCGTCCCAGGCCGAGGCCGAGGGCCATGGCGAGGAGTATCCAGACGGCGAGGAAACGGTCGAGCGTCGACAGCTTCCGGACGACCGGTGTATCCGTGCCGGTCGCGGGTGCTTGCGCGGCGGTCACGGACAGGCCCTCCTGTTCTCTGCTGCGGTACGGGCGGAATCGGCCAACTCGGCGAACTGGCCCGCGAGCCGGGCGATGACATCGGGGCGGAGCCTGTAGTAGGTGAAGCGGCCGCACGGTTCCGTCTCCACGACCCCGGCCTCCCGCAGCACTCTCAGGTGGTTGGAGAGATTGGTCTGTCTGGCGCCCGTCTCCTCGACCAGGTGGGTGGTGCACAGCGTCTCGCGGGCGAGCAGGGTCACGATCCGGAGCCGGAGTGGATCGCCCAGCACCCGCATCAGTTCAGTGTCGACTGACGTCATCATGGGCTGATATTCTCACATCACTGACCACTGATGCCATTGGGTACTGATATCACCTGCTCCTGATGTCTTTGTTTCGTCTGGTTTGTTCGTTTCGTTCGTGAGACAAGAGAGACCTCCTGATGTCCGAGAAGCCCTCTGTGCTCTTCGTCTGTGTCCACAACGCCGGCCGTTCCCAGATGGCCGCCGCGTGGCTGTCCCACCTCGCCGGGGACCGCGTGGAGGTGCGCTCCGCCGGATCCGACCCCGGCGACGCGGTCAACCCCGCGGCCGTCGAGGCCATGGCGGAAGTCGGCATCGACATCTCCGCCGGGATCCCGAAGTTCCTCACCGTCGACGCCGTCAAGGAGTCGGACGTCTGCGTCACGATGGGGTGCGGTGACACCTGCCCGGTCTTTCCCGGCAAGCGCTACCTCGACTGGCGGCTGGAGGACCCGGCCGGGCAGGGCCTCGCGGCCGTGCGGCCCATTCGTGACGAGATCAAGGCCATGGTCGAGGGTCTGATCCGAGAGATCGCGCCGGAGCCGGCCACGTGAGTGCCGGGACGGTCCGGCGGAACGGCGCCCGAAGTCCCGCTTGACCTCAACTGCGGTTGGGTTTCTAGCGTGTTGTTCCACCGCAGAAGCCGTGGCGGAACCGGCCGGGGGGCCGGGCCGCCACAACCGGAGAGAGGGTAATTGATGACGACTGCCTCGCAGGACACCGATGCCCGGCCGAACGTGACCGTGATCGGCCTGGGTGAGATGGGATCAGCCCTCGCCGGCGCCTTCCTGGCCGGCGGGCACCGCACCACGGTGTGGAACCGTACGCCGGAGAAGGCCGACCCCGTGGTCGCCGCGGGAGCCGTGCGTACCGGGACCGTACGGGACGCCGTCGCGGCGAGCCCGCTCGTGGTCGTCAGCGTGCAGGGCAATGCCGCGGCCCGCGAGGTTCTGGAAGCGGCGGGGGACGCGCTGGCTGGCCGCGCCGTGGTCAACCTCACGGACGGGACGTCGGACGAGGCCAGGGCCGTGGCGGAGTGGGTGGAGGGTCAGGGCGCGCGGTACCTCCATGGGCAGATCATGACGATCGCTCCGGGCATCGGAGGCGCGGACACGGTGATCTTCTACGGTGGCTCCGGCGCCGTGTTCGACCAATGGCGGCCGACGCTCGGGCTGCTCGGCGGCCGGAGCACCCTGGTCTCCGCGGACGCCGGTGTACCGACGCTGTACGGGATGGCCGTGCACGGCACCATGTGGGGCGCACTCAACGGCTTCCTGCACGCTGCCGCCCTGCTGACCAGCGAGGGCATCGAGGTGAAGCGGTTCCTGGACGATGCCGGGCCGTCCGTCGCCGCGCTTCTGGCATCCTTCCCGGTGCTCGCCGACGAGGTGGATCGCGGTACGTACGCGACGGAGTTCGGTTCGCTCCAGCACCACCGGCCCTCCGTCGAGGACCTGGTCCGCGAAAGCGAGGCGCGGCACATCGACACCGTATTCCCCAGCTACACGCTCAGCCTCGTGGAGCGGGCCCTCGCGGACGGTCACGCCGACGACAGCTACTCACGTCTGATCGAACACTTCAGGAAGCCGCGGTCCTGATTCCGAACGGTCCGGCCAACTGGACGTGCCCATCGAGGGGTTGACCCGGCACCGCACCGGCCTCGGACGAGGCTGCCCGCGACACTGGCACCGGCCCCGGAAGCGGCGCCCCGCGACCGCGAGCCGACGCGCCCGGGCCGCCGTCCGCAGCACGCGCGCCACAGCCGTGGCACGGCCATCCCTCCAGCAGCCCCTGGGGGTCACGGATCTGACACCGTGGCCCCCAGGGGCCCACCACGCCGCAGCCGCGGTCAGCCGAACTGGCCCGGCTGGTAGTCGCCGGCCGGCTGCTGGACGATGACGTTCAGCCGGTTGAAGGCGTTGATGAGGGCGATGAGAGCCACCAGGGCGGCCAGTTGGTCCTCGTCGTAGTGCTCGGCGGCGTTCGCCCAGGCTTCGTCGGTGACTCCACCGGCGGCGTCGGCGATGCGGGTGCCCTGCTCGGTCAGTTCCAGGGCGGCCCGCTCGGCCTCGGTGAAGACCTTGGCCTCCCGCCAGACCGCGATCAGGTTGAGGCGCACCGACTTCTCACCGGCGTGTGTGGCTTCCTTGGTGTGCATGTCGGTGCAGAATCCGCAGCCGTTGATCTGGCTGGCGCGGATCTTCACCAGCTCCTGCGTCACGGCCGGCAGCGTCGAGTCCGTCACGGCCTTGCCCGCCGAGACGATGTGCTTCGTGAGTCTGGCGGCGACGGGGTTGCCGAGGAGGTTGAGACGGGCGTTCATGGTGATCTCCTTGCCGTTTCGACGGTTACACAGACATGACGAAACGGCCCCGCCGAATGTGACAACGGGACGAGCCGCACGAGGGCGACGTGCCTCTCCTGCGGGAGGGAGTGCTCAGCGCTGTGACGCCAGCATCTGTCCCATGGCGGCGAGCACGGACGGCTCGACGCGGTAGTAGACCCAGGTGCCGCGTCGTTCCGAGGAGAGCAGCCCGGCCTCTTTGAGCTTCTTGAGGTGGTGGGAGACGGTCGGCTGGGAGACGCCCACATCGGAGATGTCGCACACGCACGCCTCGCCGCCGTCGTGCGAGGCGACCAGTGAGAACAGCCGCAGCCGCACCGGGTCGCCCAGCGCCTTGAACATCGCGGCCGTGCGTACGGCCTCCTCGGC is a genomic window of Streptomyces sp. NBC_01237 containing:
- a CDS encoding ArsR/SmtB family transcription factor — its product is MMTSVDTELMRVLGDPLRLRIVTLLARETLCTTHLVEETGARQTNLSNHLRVLREAGVVETEPCGRFTYYRLRPDVIARLAGQFAELADSARTAAENRRACP
- a CDS encoding arsenate reductase ArsC, producing MSEKPSVLFVCVHNAGRSQMAAAWLSHLAGDRVEVRSAGSDPGDAVNPAAVEAMAEVGIDISAGIPKFLTVDAVKESDVCVTMGCGDTCPVFPGKRYLDWRLEDPAGQGLAAVRPIRDEIKAMVEGLIREIAPEPAT
- a CDS encoding NAD(P)-dependent oxidoreductase, with protein sequence MTTASQDTDARPNVTVIGLGEMGSALAGAFLAGGHRTTVWNRTPEKADPVVAAGAVRTGTVRDAVAASPLVVVSVQGNAAAREVLEAAGDALAGRAVVNLTDGTSDEARAVAEWVEGQGARYLHGQIMTIAPGIGGADTVIFYGGSGAVFDQWRPTLGLLGGRSTLVSADAGVPTLYGMAVHGTMWGALNGFLHAAALLTSEGIEVKRFLDDAGPSVAALLASFPVLADEVDRGTYATEFGSLQHHRPSVEDLVRESEARHIDTVFPSYTLSLVERALADGHADDSYSRLIEHFRKPRS
- a CDS encoding carboxymuconolactone decarboxylase family protein codes for the protein MNARLNLLGNPVAARLTKHIVSAGKAVTDSTLPAVTQELVKIRASQINGCGFCTDMHTKEATHAGEKSVRLNLIAVWREAKVFTEAERAALELTEQGTRIADAAGGVTDEAWANAAEHYDEDQLAALVALIALINAFNRLNVIVQQPAGDYQPGQFG
- a CDS encoding ArsR/SmtB family transcription factor, with the translated sequence MSNAKVSPLTESEVVPCCPPLTERALTAEEAVRTAAMFKALGDPVRLRLFSLVASHDGGEACVCDISDVGVSQPTVSHHLKKLKEAGLLSSERRGTWVYYRVEPSVLAAMGQMLASQR